A stretch of Schistocerca cancellata isolate TAMUIC-IGC-003103 chromosome 3, iqSchCanc2.1, whole genome shotgun sequence DNA encodes these proteins:
- the LOC126175293 gene encoding cuticle protein 38: MYKLVVLSALIAAASAGYLGGYAAPAVGYAAPAVGYAAPAIAAAPVAVAHAVAPAAASVANTYRISQTARVLAAPAAYAAPAAYAAPAVGYAAPAIAAAPALGYARYAAAAPVAVAHAAVPAAASVANTYRISQTARVLAAPAIAHAPVAYAAPAAYAAPAIGYGYGGLAYGAAPVAKVYG, translated from the exons atgtACAAGCTG GTCGTCCTGTCCGCTCTGATCGCCGCCGCCTCGGCCGGCTACCTGGGAggctacgccgcccccgccgtggGCTACGCTGCCCCCGCCGTCGgctacgccgcccccgccatcgcgGCCGCCCCCGTGGCTGTGGCACACGCCGTGGCCCCCGCCGCCGCCTCCGTGGCTAACACCTACAGGATCTCCCAGACGGCCCGCGTCCTGGCCGCTCCCGCTGCCTACGCCGCTCCcgccgcctacgccgcccccgccgtgggctacgccgcccccgccatcgccgccgcccccgccctgGGCTACGCCCGctacgccgccgccgcccccgtggCCGTGGCCCACGCCGCCGTGCCCGCCGCCGCCTCCGTGGCTAACACCTACAGGATCTCCCAGACGGCCCGCGTTCTCGCCGCTCCCGCTATCGCCCACGCCCCCGTCGcttacgccgcccccgccgcctacgccgcccccgctatCGGCTACGGCTACGGTGGTCTGGCCTACGGAGCTGCCCCCGTTGCCAAGGTCTACGGTTAA